The following proteins come from a genomic window of Amphiura filiformis chromosome 16, Afil_fr2py, whole genome shotgun sequence:
- the LOC140136384 gene encoding uncharacterized protein, giving the protein MTICRFPTWTSKSWYFFILDVLLNAFIITPLTITLWVSTWEFIFNLVEVASHEEHVTTGFWIVLACGSTITFATYLIQHPIRPCVSPENASPAFLAIFLRAEMYLVFIARMSVWVSFWYIIGDGKLSTGLSLTIGLIGLCCLRSLNCGVSMPMNLQLDCQQKPCNQTTRFMIKPQDNDGTLKQKLLYIGDALVTALVIEYLIICLWRGAFNIFDLYLLPANSELSAWVTVIIGYNMFWILVILQFPASKISKQLSSSSSSSSKWRQILWEQAFWLYAFIMMVCLWRGVWNVITVYSGLKTVREPYNFVLSLVMHIVTMLITLGLNVFINARIPSYMAADGALPDGTGVLVKNYLKNVSNMMAAYVSEDEGERTTLLDASKEVKKIPDNLDTTTTTPENTQDSKVTEVAEKKEPQ; this is encoded by the exons ATCACTCCTTTGACTATTACATTATGGGTTAGCACTTGGGAGTTTATCTTTAACCTTGTTGAAGTAGCATCACATGAAGAGCACGTAACGACCGGTTTCTGGATAGTGTTAGCTTGTGGTAGCACGATAACGTTTGCAACATACCTCATACAACATCCAATCAGACCATGCGTATCACCAGAAAACGCATCGCCTGCATTTCTCGCTATTTTCCTTCGTGCGGAGATGTATTTAGTGTTTATCGCACGGATGTCAGTTTGGGTCAGTTTTTGGTACATTATTGGCGATGGGAAATTGAGTACAGGATTGTCTCTTACGATAGGTCTCATCGGTTTATGTTGTTTAAGGAGCCTCAACTGCGGTGTGTCAATGCCGATGAACTTACAGCTTGATTGTCAGCAGAAACCATGTAACCAAACGACCCGTTTTATGATCAAACCGCAAGATAATGATGGTACTTTGAAGCAAAAACTGCTATATATTGGCGATGCCTTAGTTACTGCGCTTGTTATTGAGTACCTCATTATATGTTTATGGAGAGGTGCTTTTAATATCTTTGACTTGTACCTGCTACCTGCTAACTCTGAACTGTCTGCATGGGTTACTGTTATAATTGGCTACAATATGTTCTGGATCCTTGTAATATTGCAATTCCCTGCCTCGAAAATATCAAAACAactttcctcctcctcctcctcatcatcaaaATGGAGGCAGATTCTCTGGGAGCAAGCTTTCTGGCTCTATGCATTCATCATGATGGTATGCTTATGGCGTGGTGTTTGGAATGTCATAACCGTGTATTCTGGACTTAAAACAGTGCGAGAGCCTTACAATTTTGTGTTATCTCTTGTGATGCACATAGTGACAATGCTTATCACATTGGGGTTAAATGTGTTCATCAATGCTAGGATTCCCTCTTACATGGCAGCTGATGGTGCTTTACCTGATGGTACAGGTGTGCTTGTGAAAAACTACTTGAAGAATGTCTCG AATATGATGGCTGCCTATGTGTCAGAAGATGAAGGAGAAAGAACCACACTGCTAGACGCTAGTAAAGAGGTGAAGAAGATACCTGACAATTTGGATACCACTACTACCACACCAGAAAACACCCAAGATAGCAAAGTGACAGAGGTGGCAGAGAAGAAGGAACCACAATGA